Proteins encoded in a region of the Streptomyces violaceoruber genome:
- a CDS encoding TetR/AcrR family transcriptional regulator: MAGRRRWSTEQILDAAAELLLAGDAETFSVRKLAASLGTDSSSLYRHFRNKTELLRAVADRILLSAMDGYRPEGDWKQRLTAVALRLRESFGQQPQLAAVWGRHGSGGTGSRLMMEEVLQALRASGLPDDEIPARYHRLVILISSLITAEGGFGAVGAQEHEQGMEQFRVAVLGADPERFPALSHFAREIRPLGADRGAAFEEILAAHLAHLEAAAP; the protein is encoded by the coding sequence ATGGCAGGCCGAAGGCGCTGGTCGACCGAGCAGATCCTGGACGCCGCGGCGGAGCTGCTGCTCGCGGGCGACGCCGAGACGTTCAGCGTGCGCAAGCTCGCCGCGTCGCTGGGGACCGACTCCTCCAGCCTCTACCGGCACTTCCGCAACAAGACCGAACTGCTGCGCGCGGTCGCCGACCGGATCCTGCTGTCCGCCATGGACGGCTACCGGCCCGAGGGCGACTGGAAGCAGCGCCTCACCGCCGTGGCCCTGCGTCTGCGGGAGTCCTTCGGGCAGCAGCCGCAGCTCGCCGCGGTCTGGGGGCGGCACGGGTCGGGCGGCACGGGCTCCCGGCTGATGATGGAAGAGGTGCTGCAGGCCCTGCGCGCCTCGGGCCTGCCCGACGACGAGATCCCGGCGCGCTACCACCGGCTCGTGATCCTGATCTCCTCACTGATCACCGCCGAGGGCGGATTCGGCGCCGTCGGTGCCCAGGAGCACGAGCAGGGCATGGAGCAGTTCCGGGTCGCGGTGCTGGGCGCCGACCCCGAGCGCTTCCCCGCGCTGTCCCACTTCGCCCGGGAGATCCGCCCGCTGGGCGCGGACCGCGGCGCCGCCTTCGAGGAGATCCTCGCCGCCCACCTCGCGCACCTCGAGGCCGCGGCCCCCTGA
- a CDS encoding ROK family protein: MARHGGRTVRDLRRESRSTVLQRLYFDGPMSRLALGSAAGLSSGSVSNVVAELMADGLVEEAGTLGADGGRPRTLVRVAADRGRLVGVDVGETRVRVELFDLSMSELARTERVLPGHGSRSYDVGVVAGHILDGVAEVLGADRADGRVQGRGELLGVGIGVPGIVEYTADGTLVHGQTVGWDAVPLEALLRDSGRLPAHVPLFVENGARTLGQAEMWFGGGRGARNAVVVLFGSGVGACVVTDEVEQGRAVEWGHLTVRVRGRRCRCGARGCLEAYAGAEALLARWREAGGQPPSGADEEAALTALLSAARPGDGGEPDPVAAEVLAETAEYLGAGLADLVNLFQPERVLVGGWAGLQLGPAFLESVRAHTLAHALRHPAGRVGIALGRLGPDAVTVGAAILPLAAFFARGGRRPPVDSPAPAPAWRAALGGRLAARRGGG; this comes from the coding sequence ATGGCCAGGCACGGCGGGCGCACGGTCCGTGACCTGCGGCGGGAGAGCCGCAGCACCGTTCTGCAACGGTTGTATTTCGACGGGCCGATGAGCCGGCTCGCACTGGGCTCGGCGGCCGGCCTGAGTTCGGGTTCCGTCAGCAACGTGGTCGCCGAGCTGATGGCCGACGGACTCGTGGAGGAGGCGGGCACCCTCGGCGCGGACGGCGGGCGGCCGCGCACCCTCGTCCGGGTCGCGGCGGACCGGGGGCGGCTCGTCGGCGTCGACGTCGGCGAGACCCGGGTGCGCGTGGAGCTGTTCGACCTGTCGATGTCCGAACTCGCCCGGACGGAGCGCGTGCTGCCCGGACACGGGTCACGCTCCTACGACGTCGGCGTGGTCGCCGGGCACATCCTCGACGGGGTCGCGGAGGTGCTCGGCGCCGACCGCGCCGACGGCCGGGTGCAGGGCCGCGGTGAGCTGCTGGGGGTCGGCATCGGTGTCCCCGGAATCGTCGAGTACACGGCCGACGGCACCCTGGTGCACGGCCAGACCGTCGGCTGGGACGCGGTCCCGCTGGAGGCGCTGCTGCGCGACTCGGGCCGACTGCCCGCGCACGTACCGCTGTTCGTCGAGAACGGCGCCAGGACGCTGGGGCAGGCCGAGATGTGGTTCGGCGGCGGTCGCGGCGCGCGCAACGCCGTGGTCGTGCTCTTCGGCTCCGGGGTCGGCGCGTGCGTCGTCACCGACGAGGTCGAGCAGGGACGTGCGGTGGAGTGGGGGCACCTGACGGTACGGGTGCGAGGGCGCCGCTGCCGGTGCGGCGCACGGGGCTGCCTGGAGGCGTACGCCGGGGCGGAGGCACTGCTCGCGCGGTGGCGGGAGGCGGGTGGACAGCCGCCGTCCGGGGCCGACGAGGAGGCCGCGCTCACCGCCCTGCTGTCCGCCGCCCGGCCCGGGGACGGGGGCGAACCGGATCCGGTGGCGGCGGAGGTCCTCGCGGAGACCGCCGAGTACCTGGGCGCGGGGCTGGCCGACCTGGTCAACCTCTTCCAGCCCGAGCGGGTCCTGGTGGGCGGCTGGGCCGGACTCCAGCTGGGCCCGGCCTTCCTGGAGTCCGTCCGGGCCCACACACTCGCCCACGCCCTGCGGCACCCCGCCGGGCGGGTGGGCATCGCGCTGGGCCGCCTCGGGCCCGACGCGGTGACGGTGGGCGCCGCGATCCTGCCCCTGGCGGCTTTCTTCGCCCGCGGCGGCCGGCGTCCGCCGGTCGACTCCCCCGCGCCGGCCCCGGCGTGGCGGGCCGCTCTCGGAGGAAGGCTGGCGGCGCGGCGGGGCGGAGGATGA
- a CDS encoding carbohydrate ABC transporter permease, whose product MTTTTASAQPGERTVGKSSPGTARGPRRRPGRIRRIGLPYLLLLPALLLELLVHLVPMVIGIVMSFKELTQFYIRDWTTAPWAGLDNFTMSVDFDAPVGEALLHSFLVTCAFTILSVGLCWLIGTAAAICMQDAFRGRGLLRAIFLVPYALPVYAAVITWAFMFQHDNGLVNHVLHDQLGLTDKPSFWLIGDNSFVALLVVSVWKGWPFAFLIVMAGLQNIPRELYEAAALDGAGVWQQIRRITLPSLRPVNQVLVLVLFLWTFNDFNTPFVLFGKAAPEAADLISIHIYQSSFVTWNFGAGSAMSVLLLLFLLLVTGVYLFVTSRTARAPRNSRERKTADV is encoded by the coding sequence ATGACCACCACGACCGCCTCGGCGCAGCCCGGCGAGCGGACGGTCGGCAAGAGCTCCCCCGGGACGGCGCGCGGACCCCGCCGCCGCCCCGGGCGGATCCGCCGCATCGGCCTGCCCTACCTGCTGCTCCTGCCGGCCCTGCTCCTCGAACTCCTCGTCCATCTGGTGCCGATGGTCATCGGCATCGTGATGAGCTTCAAGGAACTCACCCAGTTCTACATCCGCGACTGGACCACCGCCCCGTGGGCCGGGCTCGACAACTTCACCATGTCGGTGGACTTCGACGCCCCCGTCGGCGAGGCGCTGCTCCACTCCTTCCTCGTCACCTGCGCCTTCACGATCCTCTCCGTCGGCCTGTGCTGGCTGATCGGCACCGCCGCCGCGATCTGCATGCAGGACGCCTTCCGCGGCCGGGGCCTGCTCCGCGCGATCTTCCTGGTGCCGTACGCCCTGCCGGTCTACGCGGCCGTCATCACCTGGGCGTTCATGTTCCAGCACGACAACGGCCTGGTGAACCACGTCCTGCACGACCAGCTGGGCCTCACCGACAAGCCCTCCTTCTGGCTGATCGGCGACAACAGCTTCGTCGCGCTGCTCGTCGTGTCGGTGTGGAAGGGCTGGCCGTTCGCCTTCCTCATCGTCATGGCCGGCCTGCAGAACATCCCGAGGGAGCTGTACGAGGCCGCCGCCCTGGACGGCGCCGGCGTCTGGCAGCAGATCCGCCGCATCACCCTGCCGTCGCTGCGTCCGGTCAACCAGGTCCTGGTCCTGGTGCTGTTCCTGTGGACGTTCAACGACTTCAATACGCCGTTCGTCCTGTTCGGCAAGGCGGCGCCGGAGGCCGCCGACCTGATCTCCATCCACATCTACCAGTCGTCCTTCGTCACCTGGAACTTCGGCGCCGGCTCCGCGATGTCGGTCCTGCTGCTGCTCTTCCTGCTGCTGGTGACGGGCGTGTACCTGTTCGTGACCTCCAGGACCGCGCGGGCCCCCCGCAACTCCCGGGAGAGGAAGACGGCCGATGTCTAG
- a CDS encoding carbohydrate ABC transporter permease codes for MAAPRSFTWTRRVFLTLLTGFVLLPVYVMVSSSLKPLEDVSSQFHWLPSNLTIRPYIDIWSTVPLAKYFVNSLIVAGAATVCSVVIAVFAAYAVSRYEFRGKRVFSVTVLSTQMFPGILFLLPLFLIYVNIGNATGIALFGSRGGLILTYLTFSLPFSIWMLIGYFDSVPRDLDEAALVDGCGPLRALFKVVVPAAIPGIVAVAVYAFMTAWGEVLFASVMTNDATRTLAVGLQGYSTQNDVYWNQIMAASLVVSVPVVAGFLLLQRYLVAGLTAGAVK; via the coding sequence ATGGCGGCGCCGCGCTCCTTCACCTGGACCCGCCGCGTCTTCCTCACCCTGCTGACCGGCTTCGTGCTGCTGCCGGTGTACGTCATGGTCTCCAGCTCGCTGAAGCCGCTCGAGGACGTCTCCAGCCAGTTCCACTGGCTGCCGAGCAACCTGACCATCCGTCCGTACATCGACATCTGGTCGACGGTCCCGCTGGCGAAGTACTTCGTGAACTCGCTGATCGTGGCGGGCGCGGCGACCGTCTGCTCGGTCGTGATCGCGGTCTTCGCCGCCTACGCCGTCAGCCGCTACGAGTTCCGCGGCAAGCGCGTCTTCTCGGTGACCGTCCTGTCCACGCAGATGTTCCCGGGCATCCTCTTCCTGCTGCCCCTGTTCCTGATCTACGTGAACATCGGCAACGCCACCGGAATCGCCCTGTTCGGCTCCCGCGGCGGCCTCATCCTCACCTACCTGACCTTCTCCCTGCCCTTCTCCATCTGGATGCTGATCGGGTACTTCGACTCGGTACCCCGCGACCTGGACGAGGCGGCCCTCGTCGACGGCTGCGGGCCGCTGCGCGCCCTGTTCAAGGTCGTCGTGCCCGCCGCGATCCCCGGCATCGTCGCGGTCGCCGTCTACGCCTTCATGACCGCCTGGGGCGAAGTCCTGTTCGCCTCCGTCATGACCAACGACGCCACCCGCACCCTCGCGGTCGGGCTCCAGGGCTACTCCACGCAGAACGACGTCTACTGGAACCAGATCATGGCCGCCTCGCTGGTCGTGAGCGTGCCCGTGGTCGCGGGCTTCCTGCTCCTCCAGCGCTACCTGGTGGCGGGCCTGACGGCCGGAGCCGTCAAGTGA
- a CDS encoding ABC transporter substrate-binding protein codes for MRSIRAAAVGAVTMSLALAATACGGGSSSGGGSNDSPKELTYWASNQGASVEVDKKVLQPELDKFEKETGIKVKLEVVPWSDLLNRILTATTSGQGPDVLNIGNTWSASLQATGALLPWDAKNFEKIGGRDRFVDSALGSTGVEGQDPAAVPLYSMAYALYYNKQMFADAGITKPPATWDELVETGRKISRDGKWGLGAEGSNLSNNIHQVFVLAKQHGADFFTADGKPDFTSDGAVAAVKQYVDLMAQDKVVAPGNAEYAQNQSLSDFAKGKTAMVLWQTASATFKTMGMKDDEWGVAPAPVPSGAPGAGKATNSMVAGINMAVFKNSDNLDGATKFVKFMTSDAEQKLLNKAYGSIPPVKAAQSDPAFNTQATAVLRETLATSAAALPQVPDESQFETAVGTAVKELFADAANGREVTTESVKEKLAKAQQQMPSK; via the coding sequence ATGCGCAGCATCCGAGCCGCGGCCGTAGGCGCCGTCACCATGTCTCTCGCACTCGCCGCCACGGCCTGCGGAGGGGGCTCCTCCTCGGGCGGCGGATCCAACGACTCGCCGAAGGAACTCACCTACTGGGCCTCCAACCAGGGCGCCAGCGTCGAGGTCGACAAGAAGGTCCTCCAGCCCGAACTCGACAAGTTCGAGAAGGAGACCGGCATCAAGGTGAAGCTGGAGGTGGTGCCCTGGTCCGACCTGCTGAACCGGATCCTCACCGCCACCACCTCGGGACAGGGCCCCGACGTCCTGAACATCGGCAACACCTGGAGCGCCTCCCTCCAGGCCACCGGCGCCCTGCTGCCCTGGGACGCCAAGAACTTCGAGAAGATCGGCGGCAGGGACCGCTTCGTCGACTCCGCGCTCGGCTCCACCGGCGTCGAGGGCCAGGACCCGGCCGCGGTCCCGCTGTACTCGATGGCCTACGCGCTCTACTACAACAAGCAGATGTTCGCCGACGCCGGCATCACCAAGCCCCCGGCCACCTGGGACGAGCTGGTCGAGACCGGCAGGAAGATCTCCAGGGACGGCAAGTGGGGCCTGGGCGCGGAGGGCTCCAACCTGTCCAACAACATCCACCAGGTCTTCGTCCTCGCCAAGCAGCACGGCGCCGACTTCTTCACCGCCGACGGCAAGCCCGACTTCACCTCCGACGGAGCCGTCGCCGCCGTCAAGCAGTACGTCGACCTGATGGCCCAGGACAAGGTCGTCGCACCCGGCAACGCCGAGTACGCGCAGAACCAGTCCCTCAGCGACTTCGCCAAGGGCAAGACCGCGATGGTGCTGTGGCAGACCGCCTCCGCCACCTTCAAGACCATGGGCATGAAGGACGACGAGTGGGGAGTCGCCCCCGCGCCCGTCCCGTCCGGGGCCCCCGGCGCCGGCAAGGCCACCAACTCCATGGTCGCCGGTATCAACATGGCCGTCTTCAAGAACAGCGACAACCTCGACGGCGCCACCAAGTTCGTGAAGTTCATGACGAGCGACGCCGAGCAGAAGCTCCTCAACAAGGCCTACGGCTCCATCCCGCCGGTCAAGGCCGCCCAGTCCGACCCGGCGTTCAACACCCAGGCCACCGCCGTGCTCCGCGAGACCCTCGCCACCAGCGCCGCGGCCCTGCCCCAGGTGCCCGACGAGTCGCAGTTCGAGACCGCGGTCGGCACCGCCGTCAAGGAACTCTTCGCCGACGCCGCGAACGGACGCGAGGTGACCACCGAGTCCGTCAAGGAGAAGCTCGCCAAGGCACAGCAGCAGATGCCCAGCAAGTGA
- a CDS encoding LacI family DNA-binding transcriptional regulator, giving the protein MSRQAPTLEDVAREAGVSRATVSRVVNGVRNVDPAIQDLVRRAIERTGYAPNQAARQLVTRRTTTVALVVSGAGDATDTEQNAFATRVFADPFFGRVVGGVVGHLRPRRMHPVLMFAETPEARQEVVAYLRQGGADGALVVSTHPDDPLPALLAGAGLPAVLFARPGRPVPLSYVDLAHREGGRLAAEHLLERGCRRIATVAGPLAVAASQERLAGFRDTLARHGHPYVPVAEGGFTVDSGMAAMTSLLAEHPDTDGVFTANDLMAQGAVQVLRDHGRRVPQDVAVVGFDDSSVAVTCRPRLTTVRQPVEEMAATMARLLDDHIKGARGEPTSVVFDPELVVRESA; this is encoded by the coding sequence ATGAGCAGACAGGCCCCGACCCTGGAGGACGTGGCCCGGGAGGCTGGCGTCTCCCGGGCCACCGTCTCGCGGGTGGTCAACGGCGTCCGCAACGTGGACCCGGCCATCCAGGACCTGGTCCGCCGGGCCATCGAACGGACCGGGTACGCGCCCAATCAGGCCGCCAGGCAGCTGGTGACCCGGCGCACGACCACCGTCGCGCTGGTCGTCTCGGGCGCGGGCGACGCCACGGACACGGAGCAGAACGCCTTCGCCACGCGGGTCTTCGCCGACCCGTTCTTCGGCCGCGTCGTCGGCGGCGTGGTCGGGCACCTGCGGCCGCGCAGGATGCATCCGGTGCTGATGTTCGCCGAGACGCCCGAGGCCCGGCAGGAGGTCGTGGCCTACCTGAGGCAGGGCGGTGCGGACGGCGCGCTGGTGGTGTCCACGCACCCCGACGACCCGCTGCCCGCGCTGCTCGCCGGAGCCGGACTGCCGGCGGTGCTGTTCGCGCGTCCGGGCCGCCCCGTGCCGCTGAGCTACGTCGACCTGGCCCACCGCGAGGGCGGCCGGCTCGCCGCCGAGCACCTGCTGGAGCGGGGGTGCCGCCGGATAGCCACCGTCGCGGGCCCGCTGGCGGTCGCGGCCAGCCAGGAGCGCCTGGCCGGCTTCCGCGACACCCTGGCCCGGCACGGGCACCCGTACGTGCCGGTGGCCGAGGGCGGCTTCACGGTGGACAGCGGCATGGCCGCGATGACGTCCCTGCTCGCCGAACACCCGGACACCGACGGTGTGTTCACCGCCAACGACCTGATGGCCCAGGGCGCCGTCCAGGTGCTGCGCGACCACGGGCGCCGGGTGCCGCAGGACGTCGCGGTCGTCGGCTTCGACGACTCCAGCGTGGCCGTCACCTGCCGGCCCCGGCTGACCACCGTGCGGCAGCCCGTGGAGGAGATGGCGGCCACGATGGCCCGTCTCCTCGACGACCACATCAAGGGTGCGCGCGGCGAGCCCACGTCGGTCGTCTTCGACCCGGAGCTGGTGGTACGGGAGTCGGCGTAG
- a CDS encoding GH1 family beta-glucosidase, which produces MTIDFAALPDDFLWGTATSAYQIEGAVAEDGRSPSIWDTFSHTPGKIDNGDHGDVACDHYHRTHEDIELMRRLGTNAYRLSVAWPRVVPGGDGPVNAKGLAFYDRLVDDLLAAGITPSVTLYHWDLPQVLQDRGGWPERDTAEHFAAYAAVVAERLGDRVAHWATLNEPLCSAWIGHLEGKMAPGQTDLTAAVRASYHLLLGHGLAMQAIRAAAPDAQVGIVNNLSTIHAATDREEDLAAARRMDGHTNRWWLDPVHGRGFPQDMREVYGVELPERPGDMRLIGAELDWLGLNYYFPQTVAADPTGPAPQVRTVRRAGVPRTGMDWEIDAGGIEDLLLRLTEEYGPRKLYVTENGSSFPDLVRPDGSVDDPERQEYLTAHLAACASAARKGAPLAGYFAWSLLDNFEWAYGYDKRFGLVHVDYATQVRTIKGSGHHYADIIGRARGRERKAA; this is translated from the coding sequence GTGACCATCGACTTCGCCGCACTCCCGGACGACTTCCTGTGGGGCACGGCCACATCGGCGTACCAGATCGAGGGAGCCGTGGCGGAGGACGGACGTTCGCCGTCGATCTGGGACACCTTCTCGCACACCCCCGGGAAGATCGACAACGGCGACCACGGCGACGTCGCCTGCGACCACTACCACCGCACGCACGAGGACATCGAGCTGATGCGGCGCCTCGGCACCAACGCCTACCGCCTCTCCGTCGCCTGGCCGCGCGTGGTGCCGGGCGGCGACGGCCCGGTCAACGCCAAGGGCCTGGCCTTCTACGACCGGCTCGTCGACGACCTGCTGGCCGCCGGCATCACCCCGTCCGTCACCCTCTACCACTGGGACCTGCCGCAGGTGCTCCAGGACCGGGGCGGCTGGCCGGAGCGGGATACCGCCGAACACTTCGCCGCGTACGCCGCCGTCGTCGCCGAACGCCTCGGGGACCGCGTCGCCCACTGGGCCACCCTCAACGAGCCGCTGTGCTCGGCCTGGATCGGGCACCTGGAGGGCAAGATGGCCCCCGGCCAGACCGATCTGACGGCGGCCGTCCGTGCCTCCTACCACCTGCTCCTGGGACACGGCCTGGCGATGCAGGCCATCCGCGCGGCGGCCCCGGACGCCCAGGTGGGCATCGTCAACAACCTCTCCACCATCCACGCCGCCACCGACCGCGAGGAGGATCTGGCCGCCGCCCGCCGCATGGACGGCCACACGAACCGCTGGTGGCTCGACCCGGTCCACGGCCGCGGCTTCCCGCAGGACATGCGCGAGGTCTACGGCGTCGAACTCCCCGAGCGGCCCGGCGACATGCGGCTCATCGGCGCCGAACTGGACTGGCTCGGCCTGAACTACTACTTCCCCCAGACCGTCGCCGCCGACCCCACCGGCCCCGCCCCGCAGGTGCGCACCGTCCGCCGCGCCGGCGTCCCGCGCACCGGCATGGACTGGGAGATCGACGCCGGCGGCATCGAGGACCTGCTGCTGCGCCTGACCGAGGAGTACGGACCGCGCAAGCTGTACGTCACCGAGAACGGCTCGTCCTTCCCCGACCTGGTCCGTCCCGACGGCAGCGTCGACGATCCCGAGCGTCAGGAGTACCTGACCGCCCACCTCGCGGCCTGTGCCTCCGCCGCCCGCAAGGGGGCCCCGCTGGCCGGGTACTTCGCGTGGTCGCTGCTGGACAACTTCGAGTGGGCGTACGGCTACGACAAGCGCTTCGGCCTGGTCCACGTCGACTACGCGACCCAGGTCCGCACGATCAAGGGCAGCGGGCACCACTACGCGGACATCATCGGCCGGGCGCGCGGGAGGGAGCGCAAGGCCGCCTGA